In the Thermomicrobiales bacterium genome, GGATATCGTCATCGACGCTGACGGACTGGCGCCTGTCGCCGGATTGCTCGCAGACGAGGCGCTTGTTTCCGTCGTCCAGCACGATCTGCTACTCCCATACGGGCGCGTGCTGACAGTGCGTGGCGCTGGGGAGTCCGGGACGCTCGCTATCAGGGGGGCAGTCACCTACGCCGCGACGGTGCGGGCCAGGTTCAGCCTGTCGTGGGGTGGCGTTCGACGAATCGCGCCGAAGTCGCGGCAGGGCGGAACCATCACGATTGCCGGACAACCTGGCGCGACGATCAACGGTCAGCGAATCTATGAGGTCGACACGACGGCGCTTGGCAAGGCCGGCCTGCTTGTGGATGCCCGTGACCCGGAGCGTATACCGGCGGCGAATCCAGACCTGCATGTGTCCTGGCTCGCGGAAGCCGCAGAACTCTGAACAGCATCGTCTGGTGGCCAGACACGAGCGGCCCGTTCTCCGGTTGGAGAACGGGCCGCTTTCGTCAGCGATTAATGGTAGCGGGGATCAGCCGACCTCGCGGAATTCGCCCTCGACGGTCGTCTCGTCCTCGTTCTTGGCCTGCGGTTCCTCGGAGGCGCCATCCGGGCCGGCCTCGTGGCCAGCGGCCTCCGCCTGCTCGTACATCGACGCGCCAGCCTTCGAGAGTGTCTCGTTCATTTCATCGTAGGCTGACCGCAGCCGATCGATGTTCTCGGGGTCGTTGGCCAGGATATCGCGGACTGTGGCGACCTTCTGCTCGAGGTCGAGCTTGACGTCGCTGGAAACTTTGTCGCCGTAGTCCGAGAGTGTCCGCTCGGCCTGGTAGACCATCGCCTCGGCCTGGTTGCGGAACTCGATCGCCTCGCGCCGGGTTCGATCCTCCGTCGCGTGCGACTCGGCCTCCTTGACCATCCGGTCGATCTCGTCCTTGTTCAGGCCGCTCGACGCGGTGATCGTCACCTTCTGCTCCCGACCAGTTGCCTGATCCTTGGCCGAGACGTTCAGGATCCCGTTGGCGTCGATATCGAAGGTCACCTCGATCTTGGGGATTCCCCGCGGCGCGGGAGGAATGCCGTCCAGGATGAAGCGAGCCAGCGTCTTGTTGTCGGCCGCCATCGGCCGTTCCCCCTGGGTGACGTGGATCTCGACCTGGCCCTGGCTGTCCGAGGCGGTCGTGAAGATCTGGCCCTTGCGAGTCGGAATCGTCGTGTTGCGCTCGATCAGCGCGGTGGACACCCCGCCGAGCGTCTCGATCGACAGTGTCAGCGGAGTGACATCCAGCAGCAGGATGTCTTTCACCTCACCGCCGAGGACGCCAGCCTGAATTGCCGCGCCAACCGCGACAACCTCATCCGGGTTGATGCCCTTGTGCGGCTCCTTGCCAAAGAAGTCCGTTACCGCCTTCTGAATAGCCGGCATGCGGATCTGGCCACCGACGAGCAGGATCTCGTCGACATCGCTCTTGCTCAGCCCAGCGTCCTTGAGGGCGGCATCCATCGGCCCGACAGTGCGCTTGATCAGATCGTCGACCAGCTGCTCCAGCCGCGAACGCGTCAGTGTGACGTTGAGGTGCTTCGGGCCACTGGCGTCGGCGGTGATGAACGGCAGGTTGATGTCGGTCTGCTGGGTCGAAGACAACTCGATCTTCGCCTTTTCTGCGGCCTCCTTGAGCCGTTGCAGCGCCATCCGGTCGCTGCGCAGATCGATGCCTTCCTGCTTCTTGAACTCGTCCGCGAGCCAGTCGATGACGCGCTGGTCGAAGTCGTCACCCCCAAGGTGGGTATCACCGTTGGTCGCGAGGACCTGGAAGACGCCCTCGGAGAGGTCGAGGATCGAGATGTCGTAAGTGCCGCCGCCGAGGTCGTAGACGGCGATCTTCTCGTCGCCTTTTCTATCGAGGCCATAGGCCAGCGCCGAGGCAGTCGGCTCGTTGATGATGCGCAGAACCTCGAGGCCGGCGATCTGGCCGGCGTCCTTGGTCGCCTGTCGCTGGCTGTCGTCGAAATAGGCCGGGACAGTGATGACCGCTTTGTCGACCTTCTCGCCGAGATAGGCCTCAGCGTCCGCCTTCAGCTTCTGCAGAACCATCGCGGAGATCTC is a window encoding:
- the dnaK gene encoding molecular chaperone DnaK, which translates into the protein MARTIGIDLGTTNSVVAVIEGGEPTVITNAEGERLTPSVVAMSLNGERLVGRFAKRQAVTNPKNTIFSVKRFIGRRFDEPEVQRDLKLVPYDVRQGGSNSLEIKMGDRWYRPAEISAMVLQKLKADAEAYLGEKVDKAVITVPAYFDDSQRQATKDAGQIAGLEVLRIINEPTASALAYGLDRKGDEKIAVYDLGGGTYDISILDLSEGVFQVLATNGDTHLGGDDFDQRVIDWLADEFKKQEGIDLRSDRMALQRLKEAAEKAKIELSSTQQTDINLPFITADASGPKHLNVTLTRSRLEQLVDDLIKRTVGPMDAALKDAGLSKSDVDEILLVGGQIRMPAIQKAVTDFFGKEPHKGINPDEVVAVGAAIQAGVLGGEVKDILLLDVTPLTLSIETLGGVSTALIERNTTIPTRKGQIFTTASDSQGQVEIHVTQGERPMAADNKTLARFILDGIPPAPRGIPKIEVTFDIDANGILNVSAKDQATGREQKVTITASSGLNKDEIDRMVKEAESHATEDRTRREAIEFRNQAEAMVYQAERTLSDYGDKVSSDVKLDLEQKVATVRDILANDPENIDRLRSAYDEMNETLSKAGASMYEQAEAAGHEAGPDGASEEPQAKNEDETTVEGEFREVG